From a region of the Salvelinus alpinus chromosome 2, SLU_Salpinus.1, whole genome shotgun sequence genome:
- the LOC139563486 gene encoding serine/threonine-protein kinase 38-like isoform X1, with amino-acid sequence MATRGHSSCSSMSNHTKERVTMAKVTLENFYSNLISQHEEREMRQQKLERVMDEEGLPDEEKCMRRSQHARKETEFLRLKRTRLGLEDFESLKVIGRGAFGEVRLVQKKDTGHVYAMKILRKADMLEKEQVGHIRAERDILVQADSLWVVKMFYSFQDKMNLYLLMEFLPGGDMMTLLMKKDTLSEEETQFYVAETVLAIDSIHQMGFIHRDIKPDNVLLDSKGHVKLSDFGLCTGLKKAHRTEFYRNLNHSVSNDFTSQYMNSKRKAETWKRNRRQLAFSTVGTPDYIAPEVFMQTGYNKLCDWWSLGVIMYEMLIGYPPFCSETPQETYKKVMNWKETLVFPPEVPISERAKELILRFCCEGDHRIGATGVEEIKRNPFFEGVDYDHIRERPAAIPVEIKSIDDTSNFDEFPESDILSPTAAAAPTKSPAAAAAAEADYKNKDWVFINYTYKRFEGLTARGAIPSYMKGSKR; translated from the exons ATGGCGACAAGGGGTCATTCCTCTTGCTCCTCGATGAGTAACCACACCAAGGAGAGAGTGACCATGGCTAAGGTGACCCTGGAGAACTTCTACAGTAACCTGATATCCcagcatgaggagagagagatgag GCAACAGAAGCTGGAGAGGGTGATGGATGAGGAGGGACTGCCTGATGAGGAG AAGTGTATGCGGCGCTCCCAGCACGCACGTAAGGAGACAGAGTTCCTGAGGCTGAAGAGAACCAGGCTGGGATTGGAAGACTTTGAGTCCCTCAAGGTGATTGGTCGAGGAGCCTTTGGAGAG GTGCGTCTGGTCCAGAAGAAGGACACAGGTCATGTCTATGCCATGAAGATCCTGCGCAAGGCTGACATGCTGGAGaaggaacag gTGGGCCATATCCGGGCTGAAAGGGACATCCTGGTGCAGGCAGACAGTCTGTGGGTGGTCAAGATGTTCTACAGCTTCCAGGACAAGATGAACCTCTACCTACTCATGGAGTTCTTacctggag GTGACATGATGACATTGCTGATGAAGAAGGATACTCTGTCAGAGGAGGAGACTCAGTTCTATGTGGCTGAGACGGTCCTGGCCATAGACTCGATACACCAGATGGGCTTCATACACAGAGACATCAAACCTGACAATGTACTGCTGGACTCCAAG ggccaTGTGAAGCTATCAGACTTCGGCTTGTGTACAGGGTTGAAGAAGGCCCATCGGACAGAGTTCTACAGGAACCTCAACCATAGCGTTTCCAACGACTTCA CATCTCAGTACATGAACTCCAAGAGGAAAGCAGAGACCTGGAAGAGGAACAGACGACAGCTG gcTTTCTCCACTGTGGGAACTCCAGACTACATCGCCCCGGAAGTGTTCATGCAGACCGGATACAACAAGCTCTGTGATTGGTGGAGCCTGGGGGTCATCATGTACGAGATGCTGATTG GCTACCCCCCGTTCTGTTCGGAGACGCCCCAGGAGACATATAAGAAGGTGATGAACTGGAAGGAGACTCTGGTGTTCCCTCCGGAAGTCCCCATCTCAGAGAGGGCCAAGGAACTCATCCTCAG GTTCTGCTGTGAGGGAGATCATCGGATCGGGGCGACAGGGGTAGAGGAGATCAAGAGAAACCCATTCTTTGAGGGAGTCGATTACGACCACATCAG GGAGAGACCTGCAGCGATCCCAGTGGAGATCAAAAGCATAGACGACACGTCAAACTTCGACGAGTTCCCTGAGTCGGACATCCTCTCACCCACAG cTGCAGCAGCACCCACCAAGtctccagcagcagcagcagcagctgaggCTGACTATAAAAATAAGGACTGGGTCTTCATCAACTACACCTACAAGCGATTCGAGGGCCTGACAGCCAGGGGAGCCATCCCTTCCTACATGAAGGGAAGCAAGAGATGA
- the LOC139563509 gene encoding BTB/POZ domain-containing protein KCTD20-like isoform X1 — translation MAARPDFQREGRGEKNLSPLSRLPHERVTLMVDGTHFVVDPALFTAHPDTMLGRMFGPARHFTRPNAKGEYEIAEGIGASIFKVVLDFYKGGILQCPEGVSVSELREACDYLCINFDYSTVRCRDLSALLHELSNDGAKRQFDVFLEELVVPVMVSSAQEGERECHIVVLTDDDIVDWDHDNPPPMGEEYSQILYSTKLYRFFKYIENRDVAKALLKERGLKNIRIGIEGYPTCKEKVKRRPGGRSEVIYNYVQRPFIQLSWEKEEGKSRHVDFQCVRSKSVPNLIASLGEPTQPAATPNPQVDELDRLISPDPRPQSQAPPPPTNDS, via the exons ATGGCAGCACGTCCAGACTTCCAACGTGAGGGGAGGGGTGAGAAGaacctgtctcccctgtctcgcCTCCCCCATGAGCGGGTGACCCTGATGGTGGACGGGACTCACTTTGTGGTGGACCCCGCCCTGTTCACCGCCCACCCCGACACCATGCTGGGGAG GATGTTTGGTCCTGCCCGTCACTTCACCCGGCCAAACGCCAAGGGAGAGTATGAGATCGCTGAGGGAATCGGAGCCAGCATATTCAAAGTCGTCCTG gACTTTTACAAAGGGGGTATCCTGCAGTGTCCAGAGGGGGTGTCAGTGTCTGAGCTCAGAGAAGCGTGTGACTACCTCTGTATTAACTTTGACTACAGTACCGTCAGGTGCCGAGACCTCA GTGCATTGCTGCATGAGCTGTCCAACGACGGTGCAAAGCGTCAGTTTGATGTCTTCCTAGAGGAGCTAGTTGTTCCGGTGATGGTGTCTAGTGctcaggagggggagagggagtgtCACATCGTAGTTCTCACAGATGATGACATAGTGGATTGGGACCATGACAACCCTCCACCCATGGGAGAGGAGTACTCACAGA TTCTGTACAGCACCAAGCTCTACCGCTTCTTCAAGTACATAGAGAACAGAGATGTGGCCAAAGCACTGTTAAAGGAGAGAGGACTGAAGAACATTCGCATCGGCATTGAGG GGTACCCTACCTGTAAGGAGAAGGTGAAGCGCCGTCCCGGTGGGAGGTCAGAGGTCATCTATAACTACGTGCAGCGGCCCTTCATCCAGCTGTCCTgggagaaggaggaagggaagagTCGACACGTGGACTTCCAGTGCGTCCGAAGCAAGAGTGTCCCCAACCTCATCGCCTCTCTGGGGGAGCCAACACAACCCGCAGCCACACCCAACCCGCAGGTCGATGAGCTGGATAGGCTGATCAGCCCTGATCCCCGCCCCCAGTCTCAGGCCCCACCCCCACCCACCAATGATAGTTGA
- the LOC139563486 gene encoding serine/threonine-protein kinase 38-like isoform X2 produces MATRGHSSCSSMSNHTKERVTMAKVTLENFYSNLISQHEEREMRQQKLERVMDEEGLPDEEKCMRRSQHARKETEFLRLKRTRLGLEDFESLKVIGRGAFGEVRLVQKKDTGHVYAMKILRKADMLEKEQVGHIRAERDILVQADSLWVVKMFYSFQDKMNLYLLMEFLPGGDMMTLLMKKDTLSEEETQFYVAETVLAIDSIHQMGFIHRDIKPDNVLLDSKGHVKLSDFGLCTGLKKAHRTEFYRNLNHSVSNDFTSQYMNSKRKAETWKRNRRQLAFSTVGTPDYIAPEVFMQTGYNKLCDWWSLGVIMYEMLIGYPPFCSETPQETYKKVMNWKETLVFPPEVPISERAKELILRFCCEGDHRIGATGVEEIKRNPFFEGVDYDHIRERPAAIPVEIKSIDDTSNFDEFPESDILSPTAAPTKSPAAAAAAEADYKNKDWVFINYTYKRFEGLTARGAIPSYMKGSKR; encoded by the exons ATGGCGACAAGGGGTCATTCCTCTTGCTCCTCGATGAGTAACCACACCAAGGAGAGAGTGACCATGGCTAAGGTGACCCTGGAGAACTTCTACAGTAACCTGATATCCcagcatgaggagagagagatgag GCAACAGAAGCTGGAGAGGGTGATGGATGAGGAGGGACTGCCTGATGAGGAG AAGTGTATGCGGCGCTCCCAGCACGCACGTAAGGAGACAGAGTTCCTGAGGCTGAAGAGAACCAGGCTGGGATTGGAAGACTTTGAGTCCCTCAAGGTGATTGGTCGAGGAGCCTTTGGAGAG GTGCGTCTGGTCCAGAAGAAGGACACAGGTCATGTCTATGCCATGAAGATCCTGCGCAAGGCTGACATGCTGGAGaaggaacag gTGGGCCATATCCGGGCTGAAAGGGACATCCTGGTGCAGGCAGACAGTCTGTGGGTGGTCAAGATGTTCTACAGCTTCCAGGACAAGATGAACCTCTACCTACTCATGGAGTTCTTacctggag GTGACATGATGACATTGCTGATGAAGAAGGATACTCTGTCAGAGGAGGAGACTCAGTTCTATGTGGCTGAGACGGTCCTGGCCATAGACTCGATACACCAGATGGGCTTCATACACAGAGACATCAAACCTGACAATGTACTGCTGGACTCCAAG ggccaTGTGAAGCTATCAGACTTCGGCTTGTGTACAGGGTTGAAGAAGGCCCATCGGACAGAGTTCTACAGGAACCTCAACCATAGCGTTTCCAACGACTTCA CATCTCAGTACATGAACTCCAAGAGGAAAGCAGAGACCTGGAAGAGGAACAGACGACAGCTG gcTTTCTCCACTGTGGGAACTCCAGACTACATCGCCCCGGAAGTGTTCATGCAGACCGGATACAACAAGCTCTGTGATTGGTGGAGCCTGGGGGTCATCATGTACGAGATGCTGATTG GCTACCCCCCGTTCTGTTCGGAGACGCCCCAGGAGACATATAAGAAGGTGATGAACTGGAAGGAGACTCTGGTGTTCCCTCCGGAAGTCCCCATCTCAGAGAGGGCCAAGGAACTCATCCTCAG GTTCTGCTGTGAGGGAGATCATCGGATCGGGGCGACAGGGGTAGAGGAGATCAAGAGAAACCCATTCTTTGAGGGAGTCGATTACGACCACATCAG GGAGAGACCTGCAGCGATCCCAGTGGAGATCAAAAGCATAGACGACACGTCAAACTTCGACGAGTTCCCTGAGTCGGACATCCTCTCACCCACAG CAGCACCCACCAAGtctccagcagcagcagcagcagctgaggCTGACTATAAAAATAAGGACTGGGTCTTCATCAACTACACCTACAAGCGATTCGAGGGCCTGACAGCCAGGGGAGCCATCCCTTCCTACATGAAGGGAAGCAAGAGATGA
- the LOC139563486 gene encoding serine/threonine-protein kinase 38-like isoform X3: MDEEGLPDEEKCMRRSQHARKETEFLRLKRTRLGLEDFESLKVIGRGAFGEVRLVQKKDTGHVYAMKILRKADMLEKEQVGHIRAERDILVQADSLWVVKMFYSFQDKMNLYLLMEFLPGGDMMTLLMKKDTLSEEETQFYVAETVLAIDSIHQMGFIHRDIKPDNVLLDSKGHVKLSDFGLCTGLKKAHRTEFYRNLNHSVSNDFTSQYMNSKRKAETWKRNRRQLAFSTVGTPDYIAPEVFMQTGYNKLCDWWSLGVIMYEMLIGYPPFCSETPQETYKKVMNWKETLVFPPEVPISERAKELILRFCCEGDHRIGATGVEEIKRNPFFEGVDYDHIRERPAAIPVEIKSIDDTSNFDEFPESDILSPTAAAAPTKSPAAAAAAEADYKNKDWVFINYTYKRFEGLTARGAIPSYMKGSKR; the protein is encoded by the exons ATGGATGAGGAGGGACTGCCTGATGAGGAG AAGTGTATGCGGCGCTCCCAGCACGCACGTAAGGAGACAGAGTTCCTGAGGCTGAAGAGAACCAGGCTGGGATTGGAAGACTTTGAGTCCCTCAAGGTGATTGGTCGAGGAGCCTTTGGAGAG GTGCGTCTGGTCCAGAAGAAGGACACAGGTCATGTCTATGCCATGAAGATCCTGCGCAAGGCTGACATGCTGGAGaaggaacag gTGGGCCATATCCGGGCTGAAAGGGACATCCTGGTGCAGGCAGACAGTCTGTGGGTGGTCAAGATGTTCTACAGCTTCCAGGACAAGATGAACCTCTACCTACTCATGGAGTTCTTacctggag GTGACATGATGACATTGCTGATGAAGAAGGATACTCTGTCAGAGGAGGAGACTCAGTTCTATGTGGCTGAGACGGTCCTGGCCATAGACTCGATACACCAGATGGGCTTCATACACAGAGACATCAAACCTGACAATGTACTGCTGGACTCCAAG ggccaTGTGAAGCTATCAGACTTCGGCTTGTGTACAGGGTTGAAGAAGGCCCATCGGACAGAGTTCTACAGGAACCTCAACCATAGCGTTTCCAACGACTTCA CATCTCAGTACATGAACTCCAAGAGGAAAGCAGAGACCTGGAAGAGGAACAGACGACAGCTG gcTTTCTCCACTGTGGGAACTCCAGACTACATCGCCCCGGAAGTGTTCATGCAGACCGGATACAACAAGCTCTGTGATTGGTGGAGCCTGGGGGTCATCATGTACGAGATGCTGATTG GCTACCCCCCGTTCTGTTCGGAGACGCCCCAGGAGACATATAAGAAGGTGATGAACTGGAAGGAGACTCTGGTGTTCCCTCCGGAAGTCCCCATCTCAGAGAGGGCCAAGGAACTCATCCTCAG GTTCTGCTGTGAGGGAGATCATCGGATCGGGGCGACAGGGGTAGAGGAGATCAAGAGAAACCCATTCTTTGAGGGAGTCGATTACGACCACATCAG GGAGAGACCTGCAGCGATCCCAGTGGAGATCAAAAGCATAGACGACACGTCAAACTTCGACGAGTTCCCTGAGTCGGACATCCTCTCACCCACAG cTGCAGCAGCACCCACCAAGtctccagcagcagcagcagcagctgaggCTGACTATAAAAATAAGGACTGGGTCTTCATCAACTACACCTACAAGCGATTCGAGGGCCTGACAGCCAGGGGAGCCATCCCTTCCTACATGAAGGGAAGCAAGAGATGA
- the LOC139563509 gene encoding BTB/POZ domain-containing protein KCTD20-like isoform X2, which translates to MFGPARHFTRPNAKGEYEIAEGIGASIFKVVLDFYKGGILQCPEGVSVSELREACDYLCINFDYSTVRCRDLSALLHELSNDGAKRQFDVFLEELVVPVMVSSAQEGERECHIVVLTDDDIVDWDHDNPPPMGEEYSQILYSTKLYRFFKYIENRDVAKALLKERGLKNIRIGIEGYPTCKEKVKRRPGGRSEVIYNYVQRPFIQLSWEKEEGKSRHVDFQCVRSKSVPNLIASLGEPTQPAATPNPQVDELDRLISPDPRPQSQAPPPPTNDS; encoded by the exons ATGTTTGGTCCTGCCCGTCACTTCACCCGGCCAAACGCCAAGGGAGAGTATGAGATCGCTGAGGGAATCGGAGCCAGCATATTCAAAGTCGTCCTG gACTTTTACAAAGGGGGTATCCTGCAGTGTCCAGAGGGGGTGTCAGTGTCTGAGCTCAGAGAAGCGTGTGACTACCTCTGTATTAACTTTGACTACAGTACCGTCAGGTGCCGAGACCTCA GTGCATTGCTGCATGAGCTGTCCAACGACGGTGCAAAGCGTCAGTTTGATGTCTTCCTAGAGGAGCTAGTTGTTCCGGTGATGGTGTCTAGTGctcaggagggggagagggagtgtCACATCGTAGTTCTCACAGATGATGACATAGTGGATTGGGACCATGACAACCCTCCACCCATGGGAGAGGAGTACTCACAGA TTCTGTACAGCACCAAGCTCTACCGCTTCTTCAAGTACATAGAGAACAGAGATGTGGCCAAAGCACTGTTAAAGGAGAGAGGACTGAAGAACATTCGCATCGGCATTGAGG GGTACCCTACCTGTAAGGAGAAGGTGAAGCGCCGTCCCGGTGGGAGGTCAGAGGTCATCTATAACTACGTGCAGCGGCCCTTCATCCAGCTGTCCTgggagaaggaggaagggaagagTCGACACGTGGACTTCCAGTGCGTCCGAAGCAAGAGTGTCCCCAACCTCATCGCCTCTCTGGGGGAGCCAACACAACCCGCAGCCACACCCAACCCGCAGGTCGATGAGCTGGATAGGCTGATCAGCCCTGATCCCCGCCCCCAGTCTCAGGCCCCACCCCCACCCACCAATGATAGTTGA